The genomic window CCTTCCTCTCGACTTTGTCAAGGGCAAGCCGCTATTTTCTCCTGACTTCTCTCAGGAAAACGCGGCTCCGCTTTCCGCGAGGGGTAAATATAGGCAAGTTTTACACCCTGTCAAGTGCCTTGAGCTTTTGCCCTCAAACCTGACGCGGGAAAATATAGAAACTTCAAACGGAAGTGTCAAGAGTTTTGTTGATCTTTCTTCCAAAGTTTTTCAAGAGAAACAATCTCTTTAAGGCGAGAAAGTCTTGTATAACAACGCTTTCTCTGCTTCTCATCGTTTGAGTTTTTCAAAACGTACTCACATACTTTTTTTGATGCAATAAGCTTGCCATCAGCCTCAAGAACATCTGAAACAATTTCAAGAAGTTCCATTTTTTCTTCTTCTGTAATTAAACCTTCTCTTAAAATTCCCTTTGCAATCTGAAGAATCTCTCCAAACCGCTCCTGTTCCATATAAATAATCGCAAGCTCAAGAAAGGCATCCATTATAAGCCATGAACTTTCTGCGTAATCTATAATTTCCCTTAAAATCTGCTCCGCCTGGTCATACTTTCCTTTTTCAATAAGGAGTTCTGAAAGCATCCGCATACTATCTTCTTTAAGATAAGACTCAGAGTTTGCTATTGCTTTTCTAATATAAAACTCAGCAAGCTCGTCTTTTCCAAGAATATCATAAATGGAAGCCACATATTGGTAGAGGTAAGGAGCATCCGGGAATTTTTCAAGGGACATCAAAAGAATATCAAGGGCTTCTTCTGCTTTTCCATTAGAAATAAGAATTTCAACAAGCTTTTGCTTATAATCCATATCATCTGGCGACTTCCCACAAACCTTACGCATCAATTCCTCAGCCCTATCAAAATCACCAATAAGCTGGAAAAACTTAGCGCTTTCATAAAGGAAAGAAACAGTATCTATTTTTTTTAAGCCTTCCTCTATAACATTTTCAGCCATATCAAGATTACCTGCAGAGTAGTAATAAGTTCCAAGCTCTACATAGGGATACTCCGAAAATGGATCAATCATAAGCAGTGTTTTAAGAATCTTAAGGGCTTCTTTTTTTATTCCCTGCCTTTTATAAAGCTTATGAAGCTCAATATAAGGTTCAGGATCAAAAGGATTTAAATCAATCGCCTCTTCAAGAAGCTTCTTTGCTTCAATGTAATCCTTCTTCTCAATAAGGTATTGACTTTTAATAAGATTCTGCCTTGACCTTATATCAGCTTCTATAAACCGTGCCTGCTCAAAATATTCTTCCGCCTTCTCGCTATTTCCTACCTTTTCATAAGCTTCTGCCAGCAACAGTAGATAATCAACATTTTTCTTAAAGTAGTTTTTATGCTTTTCCAGCTGCGATATGGCTTTCAAATACTTTTTATTCTCTATAAGATTTTTGGCTTCCTTTAGGAGGGTGTCTATCTCTTTTTTGAATCCTTTCAAATAAAATTCTCCTGAGGTTGAGATATCTTCTTTTTTAAAGTATAAATTTAATTTGAAAATTTTCAATAGGCTTGGAGGATTTTAATGCTTGCAAATATAAGAAAGAATATGAAACTTTTCAGCATACCTTTATGGATAGTAACCGCTTCCTTCATACTGACAATTTTCCTTGTATGGGGAAAAGGTTCTGTATCAGGACCAGGCGTTAATGATGTAGCAACTGTTAACGGTAAACCAATCTCGGCAACAGACTTTTACAAAACAGTTGACAGATTAACATCTTCCGGAATGAATAAAAAACAGGCTGAATCGGAAGCACTGCGCAGATTGCTTTTGAGAACGCTTTTACTTGATGCCGCAGAAAAGGAAGGACTTAAAGTAAGCGACTGGGCGGTTGCACAGCGTATAGCAAGTTTCACTGTCTTTCAAGAAAATGGAACATTTTCAGAAAAGCTTTACAAAAAATGGTTAAAACAGAACCATCTAACACCAGAACTGTTTGAAAATGAAATAAGAAAAGATCTTTTAATAGAAAAACTACAAACGGTAGTTGAGAGAACTCCATACGTAACTGAAAAAGAACTTAAACTTTTTTACAAGACAGCATTTGGAAAGAGAAAATATGAATACAAAATATTCAAAATTGACGAAAAGAAAATTAAAGTAAACGAAAAAGAGATTGAGGAATTTTACAATAAAAACAAAGATATGTTTAAAGAGACAAATACAGTGGTTAAAGGTGTAGAAATACCAAAATCTGAAAAGAACGCAAAGGAGCTTGTCAAAGAAGCTTACAGACTGGCAAAAGAAGGAAAACTTTCATCCTTTAAAAAACTTCCGGTTAAAGAAATAGAAGATAAAAAGTTGCTCTCAGAAATTGAAAACAGCACACAAAACCCCGGATACATAGAGAAAGATAAGTTTTATATCGTATATTCAAAAGAATCTACATCAAGAACTGTTCCTTTAAAGGAAGTGAAAGAAAATATTATTGAAATGTTAAAAGGTGAAAAAGCTAAAGAGATAGCACTTAAAAAAGCTGAAAATGCAGCTAAAGCAGGAAAACTTGATAACCCTGTTAAAACTGACTATTTAAGCGGGAATGAACTTATCCAGCAAACAGGACTCATGGATCTAAATGGAGAAATAACAACAAAAATAGTTAAAGCAAAAACAGGAACTTTAATGGGACCTTTCAAAACTTTAACTGGTTATATGGTAATAAAACCTGTAACCGACATAAAAGTGGATAAGTATGAAAAGGATAAAATGGAAACGTTAAAAACATTCCTGCTAACAGAAAAGAAAAAAGCAGCTTTTCAAGCTTACGTTCAATTTTTACAGAACAAAGCTAAAATTCAGATAAATCCAAAATTCTTCCCGGAGAGTAAGCTGTGAAAAGTATGACAGGATACGGAAAAGGAGAAGCCACAAATAACTTGATTAATGTTACTGTTGAAATCAAAACGATAAATAGTAAAGCTCTTGACGTAAGAATCAATCTTTCAAGAGCTATCAACAACCTTATGTCAACCTTTAACGAAATATTGAAAAAGTATATAAAAAGGGGAAAGGTTGATGTTTTCATAAACTACAAACTAAGCCCCGACGTTGAAATCCCTGTATGCGTAAACTATTCAATGGCAAAAACTTACATTAATGCAATAAACAAAATTTCAGGGCTTACAGGAAAAGAGATCTCCATTACAATGAGAGACCTTTTATCTATGCATGATATATTTATGAAGGAAGAGATAGACTTTTCTAAATTTGAACCTGTATTCATTGAAGCTTTTGAATCAGCCTTAAAAAAAGTTGATGAAGAACGTATAAAAGAGGGAGAAAAACTTAAGCAGGACATTGAAAAAAGACTTGAAAAAATAGAGGCAACTGTAAGAAAAATAGAAAACCGATCAAAAGAAATCTCCAAAATTCTTTTTGAAAAACTGAAAGAGAAAGTCAGCAAACTACTTGAAGATTTTGATGATAAAGAAGAATTAACAAAAAGAGTAGAACTTGAAGTAGCCCTTCTTGCAGAAAAGCAGGATGTATCTGAAGAAATCACCAGGCTCTACTCTCATATAAAAAGATTTAGAGAACTCCTAAATGAAGATTTCAGTGGTAAAACGATGGATTTCCTCTGTCAGGAAATGCACAGAGAAATTAATACTCTCGGTTCAAAACTCAAAGAGATAAACATAACAGAGCCTATTTTACAGATAAAAACAGAAATAGCAAGGATAAAAGAGCAGGTTCAAAATGTGGAGTAAAGGATGAAAGGTTTATTAATTGTAATCTCTGCACCTTCAGGCACAGGAAAGACAACCCTTGTAAATATGCTGATGAAAGAGATTCCAACCCTTGAATTTTCAATCTCATGCACCACCAGAAAACCAAGACCGGGAGAAGTAAACGGTAAAGATTACTACTTCCTTTCTTTAGAAGAGTTTGAAAAAAAGATAGAGAACAATGAACTCCTTGAGTGGGCAGAGGTTTATGGCAACTTTTACGGCACTCCAAAAGACAAAGTTTTACAGGCTCTTAAAGAAGGAAAGGACATACTCCTTGACATAGACACTCAAGGAGCCCTTCAGGTTAAGAAAAACTATCCGGACGCCGTGCTTATATTTATACTTCCTCCTTCTCTAAAAGAGCTTGAAAAGAGATTAAAAAAAAGAGGAACTGAAGACCCTGAAACGATAGAAAGAAGACTTTTGATAGCTCATAAAGAGATAAGCCTTGCAACAAA from Desulfurobacterium atlanticum includes these protein-coding regions:
- a CDS encoding tetratricopeptide repeat protein gives rise to the protein MKGFKKEIDTLLKEAKNLIENKKYLKAISQLEKHKNYFKKNVDYLLLLAEAYEKVGNSEKAEEYFEQARFIEADIRSRQNLIKSQYLIEKKDYIEAKKLLEEAIDLNPFDPEPYIELHKLYKRQGIKKEALKILKTLLMIDPFSEYPYVELGTYYYSAGNLDMAENVIEEGLKKIDTVSFLYESAKFFQLIGDFDRAEELMRKVCGKSPDDMDYKQKLVEILISNGKAEEALDILLMSLEKFPDAPYLYQYVASIYDILGKDELAEFYIRKAIANSESYLKEDSMRMLSELLIEKGKYDQAEQILREIIDYAESSWLIMDAFLELAIIYMEQERFGEILQIAKGILREGLITEEEKMELLEIVSDVLEADGKLIASKKVCEYVLKNSNDEKQRKRCYTRLSRLKEIVSLEKLWKKDQQNS
- a CDS encoding peptidylprolyl isomerase; this translates as MLANIRKNMKLFSIPLWIVTASFILTIFLVWGKGSVSGPGVNDVATVNGKPISATDFYKTVDRLTSSGMNKKQAESEALRRLLLRTLLLDAAEKEGLKVSDWAVAQRIASFTVFQENGTFSEKLYKKWLKQNHLTPELFENEIRKDLLIEKLQTVVERTPYVTEKELKLFYKTAFGKRKYEYKIFKIDEKKIKVNEKEIEEFYNKNKDMFKETNTVVKGVEIPKSEKNAKELVKEAYRLAKEGKLSSFKKLPVKEIEDKKLLSEIENSTQNPGYIEKDKFYIVYSKESTSRTVPLKEVKENIIEMLKGEKAKEIALKKAENAAKAGKLDNPVKTDYLSGNELIQQTGLMDLNGEITTKIVKAKTGTLMGPFKTLTGYMVIKPVTDIKVDKYEKDKMETLKTFLLTEKKKAAFQAYVQFLQNKAKIQINPKFFPESKL
- a CDS encoding YicC/YloC family endoribonuclease, translated to MTGYGKGEATNNLINVTVEIKTINSKALDVRINLSRAINNLMSTFNEILKKYIKRGKVDVFINYKLSPDVEIPVCVNYSMAKTYINAINKISGLTGKEISITMRDLLSMHDIFMKEEIDFSKFEPVFIEAFESALKKVDEERIKEGEKLKQDIEKRLEKIEATVRKIENRSKEISKILFEKLKEKVSKLLEDFDDKEELTKRVELEVALLAEKQDVSEEITRLYSHIKRFRELLNEDFSGKTMDFLCQEMHREINTLGSKLKEINITEPILQIKTEIARIKEQVQNVE
- the gmk gene encoding guanylate kinase yields the protein MKGLLIVISAPSGTGKTTLVNMLMKEIPTLEFSISCTTRKPRPGEVNGKDYYFLSLEEFEKKIENNELLEWAEVYGNFYGTPKDKVLQALKEGKDILLDIDTQGALQVKKNYPDAVLIFILPPSLKELEKRLKKRGTEDPETIERRLLIAHKEISLATKYDYIIVNDQIERAFENLKSIITAERWKTHRIKEQFDEIINDKEMLELLKSGA